From Streptomyces sp. NBC_01754, a single genomic window includes:
- a CDS encoding DUF6274 family protein: MPASTARHETRALLRAHLAAASGYRHLTRHCPICHRLLRLAMESVTAPQPPYVVRESGSDPRPPGGPQGPVRALRRTEGRTPAGAGPGGGTQGRKSPHDVTDGRRDPPPPVAAS; encoded by the coding sequence ATGCCCGCGTCCACGGCACGGCACGAGACCCGCGCGCTGCTGCGCGCCCATCTGGCGGCCGCGTCCGGCTACCGCCATCTCACCCGCCACTGCCCGATCTGCCATCGCCTGCTGCGGCTCGCCATGGAGTCCGTGACGGCCCCACAGCCGCCTTACGTCGTCCGGGAGTCCGGCAGTGACCCTCGCCCGCCGGGAGGCCCGCAGGGGCCCGTCAGGGCCTTGCGGAGGACGGAGGGACGCACGCCGGCCGGGGCGGGTCCCGGCGGAGGCACCCAGGGACGAAAGTCCCCGCACGACGTGACCGACGGCCGCCGCGATCCGCCTCCCCCGGTGGCAGCCTCGTAG
- a CDS encoding DUF3073 domain-containing protein, with amino-acid sequence MGRGRAKAKQTKVARQLKYSTGGTDLSRLANELGASTSSQPPNAEPFEDDDEEDDPYAQYADLYNDDADEDEQSGPSSQRRGA; translated from the coding sequence ATGGGGCGCGGCCGGGCAAAGGCCAAGCAGACCAAGGTCGCCCGCCAGCTGAAGTACAGCACCGGCGGGACTGACCTGTCGCGTCTGGCCAATGAGCTGGGCGCATCGACTTCAAGTCAACCACCGAACGCCGAGCCGTTCGAGGACGACGACGAAGAAGATGACCCGTACGCACAGTACGCGGATCTGTACAACGACGACGCGGACGAGGACGAACAGTCCGGTCCGTCGTCACAGCGTCGCGGCGCTTGA
- the bldC gene encoding developmental transcriptional regulator BldC, giving the protein MTARTPDAEPLLTPAEVATMFRVDPKTVTRWAKAGKLTSIRTLGGHRRYREAEVRALLAGIPQQRSEA; this is encoded by the coding sequence ATGACCGCTCGCACCCCTGATGCCGAGCCGCTGCTGACCCCGGCTGAGGTTGCCACGATGTTCCGCGTGGACCCGAAGACGGTCACCCGTTGGGCGAAGGCTGGCAAGCTCACGTCCATCCGCACACTCGGTGGGCATCGCCGGTACCGCGAGGCAGAGGTCCGCGCACTGCTTGCGGGTATTCCGCAGCAGCGCAGCGAGGCCTGA
- a CDS encoding Leu/Phe/Val dehydrogenase: MTDVTDGVLHTLFHSDQGGHEQVVICQDRASGLKAVIALHSTALGPALGGTRFYPYASEEEAVADALNLSRGMSYKNAMAGLGHGGGKAVIIGDPELIKSEELLLAYGRFVASLGGRYVTACDVGTQVADMDVVARECRWTTGRSPENGGAGDSSVLTAYGVFQGMRASAQHLWGDPTLRGRKVGVAGVGKVGHHLVEHLLSDGAEVVVTDVREESVRRITDVRPEVSVAADTDTLIRTEGLDIYAPCALGGALDDASVSALTAKVVCGAANNQLAHPGVEKDLADRSVLYAPDYVVNAGGVIQVADELNGFDFDRCKAKATEIFDTTLTIFARAKTDGIPPAAAADRIAEQRMARARRP, from the coding sequence GTGACCGATGTGACCGACGGCGTCCTGCACACCCTGTTCCACTCGGATCAGGGAGGCCACGAGCAAGTCGTGATCTGCCAGGACCGTGCCAGCGGCCTCAAGGCCGTCATCGCCCTTCACTCCACCGCTCTGGGCCCCGCCCTCGGCGGCACCCGCTTCTACCCGTACGCCTCCGAGGAGGAGGCCGTCGCGGACGCGCTGAACCTCTCACGGGGCATGTCGTACAAGAACGCCATGGCCGGGCTCGGACACGGCGGCGGCAAGGCCGTGATCATCGGCGACCCCGAACTGATCAAGTCGGAGGAACTCCTCCTGGCCTACGGACGGTTCGTGGCCTCCCTCGGCGGACGCTACGTGACGGCCTGTGACGTCGGGACCCAGGTCGCCGACATGGACGTCGTCGCCCGGGAGTGCCGCTGGACCACCGGCCGCTCCCCCGAGAACGGCGGCGCCGGCGACTCCTCGGTACTCACCGCCTACGGCGTCTTCCAGGGCATGCGGGCCAGCGCCCAGCACCTGTGGGGGGACCCCACGCTGCGCGGCCGAAAGGTCGGCGTGGCGGGTGTCGGCAAGGTGGGCCACCACCTGGTCGAGCACCTGCTCAGCGACGGGGCCGAGGTCGTCGTGACGGATGTCCGCGAGGAGTCCGTGCGCCGGATCACGGACGTCCGCCCCGAGGTCTCGGTGGCCGCGGACACGGACACGCTGATCCGCACCGAGGGCCTCGACATCTACGCCCCGTGCGCACTCGGCGGCGCGCTCGACGACGCCAGCGTCTCCGCGCTCACCGCGAAGGTGGTGTGCGGAGCGGCCAACAACCAGCTCGCCCACCCGGGTGTGGAGAAGGACCTTGCCGACCGTTCGGTTCTGTACGCGCCGGACTACGTGGTGAACGCCGGCGGAGTGATCCAGGTCGCCGACGAGCTCAACGGCTTCGACTTCGACCGGTGCAAGGCGAAGGCCACCGAGATCTTCGACACCACGCTGACCATATTCGCACGTGCGAAGACCGACGGGATTCCGCCCGCCGCGGCGGCCGACCGGATCGCCGAGCAGCGGATGGCGCGGGCACGCCGCCCCTGA